A single Fluviispira vulneris DNA region contains:
- a CDS encoding amino acid kinase family protein translates to MDPKKKCIVLKFGGASVRSPESFSSIADIILQRKKEYERVIVVVSAMGSTTDDLIALATKVNPNPPRRELDMLISVGERISVALLAMALSAKGSEAISFTGSQSGILTTNDHSDAKIVNVKPHRLIPHLESGKIVIVAGFQGMSLAGEITTLGRGGSDTTAVALAIALKADLVEFFKDVYGIYNTDPKLDKQAKLLSILSHKEALNIVNRGAKVLHARCVLLAEKNAVPLKVLPFAHYEEKNVGTLIESNEKADLHISYEV, encoded by the coding sequence ATGGATCCTAAAAAAAAATGTATTGTTCTTAAATTTGGGGGAGCCTCCGTGCGTTCTCCTGAATCTTTTTCTTCTATTGCAGATATCATTTTACAACGCAAAAAAGAATATGAACGAGTGATTGTTGTCGTGAGCGCAATGGGTAGCACGACAGATGATCTCATTGCTTTGGCAACGAAAGTAAATCCTAACCCACCAAGACGTGAACTCGATATGCTCATTTCGGTGGGCGAACGTATCAGTGTTGCTTTACTAGCCATGGCACTGTCAGCAAAAGGAAGTGAAGCAATCAGTTTTACCGGGAGTCAATCTGGAATACTAACCACAAACGATCACTCTGACGCTAAAATTGTAAATGTAAAACCACACCGCCTCATTCCACACTTAGAATCCGGAAAAATCGTTATCGTTGCAGGCTTTCAAGGAATGAGTCTTGCAGGCGAAATAACAACTTTAGGTCGGGGAGGATCGGATACGACCGCCGTTGCCCTTGCAATTGCTTTAAAAGCAGATCTAGTTGAATTTTTTAAAGATGTTTATGGCATATATAACACTGATCCAAAGCTAGATAAACAAGCAAAGCTATTGTCAATATTAAGCCATAAAGAAGCTTTAAATATAGTAAATAGAGGAGCTAAAGTCCTGCATGCACGTTGTGTGCTTCTTGCCGAAAAAAACGCTGTGCCACTCAAAGTTCTCCCCTTTGCTCATTATGAAGAGAAAAATGTTGGCACTCTTATTGAATCTAATGAAAAAGCAGATTTACATATTTCCTACGAAGTTTGA